From one Trifolium pratense cultivar HEN17-A07 linkage group LG1, ARS_RC_1.1, whole genome shotgun sequence genomic stretch:
- the LOC123914170 gene encoding scarecrow-like protein 8 has translation MSSPGFPGSGGSSDFYGGAASFSGRSITLPSSNMSNMNNNNIINNNNNNYLSNIATNTHNLHQPFYRTQQQQLPSIFIDPSSQIQQRQTSSLIGKRTLAEFQTQNINNINNITNNNNLNLHNFNNNNLNHNLNHHHNNNNNNTVLSNLLLRSVKPRNFQHGSPMSPLSPIDFTNSSPEFINPSSFSSPRLGLPLRSISNPIVQNPLPMNNSILQNTNYLYQNSNFSQIQNRVIPTSHDPPKKMMDHRFLELEKQLLEDNDEEGEQDAVSGITNSEWSETIQNLISFEKNPTQKPDSYSPTSSTTSLNSCSSSVVSPASGCSKQLLMEAATAISEGKMESASEILNRMAQNPNPIMNSDRRLMDCMVSALKSRVNHVENPPPVVELFSKEHAESTQLLFDHSLCFKVSFMAANIAILEAAFEETTEKDNNNNNNNNNVMKLCVVDFDIGHGKQYMALLNELHARLNGSPATLKITAVAENDDEEWLKIVGENLGRQAERLRIGFELKVVTQKLAELTRESLGCDSEDILAVNFAFKLFRMPDESVSTENPRDALLRSVKSLAPHVVIVLEQEINTNTAPFVARVAESCSYYGALFDSLESTMGKENSERVKIEEGLSQKLCNAVGCEGRDRVERCEVFGKWRARMSMAGFRLNPVSQKVAESIKERLAPGSRVTVNEENGGVCFGWMGRTLTVASAWR, from the coding sequence ATGTCTTCACCGGGATTCCCCGGTAGTGGTGGTTCCTCTGATTTCTACGGCGGAGCTGCTAGTTTTTCTGGTAGATCTATCACACTTCCATCATCCAACATGTCCAACATGaacaacaacaatatcatcaacaataacaataacaattatcTCTCAAACATAGCCACCAACACACATAACCTTCATCAACCTTTCTACCGAACCCAACAACAACAGCTTCCATCGATTTTCATCGATCCTTCTTCCCAAATCCAACAACGTCAAACATCTTCCCTCATAGGGAAACGAACCCTTGCTGAATTTCAAAcccaaaacatcaacaacatcaataacatcaccaacaacaacaaccttaacCTTCacaatttcaataataataatctgaACCATAATCTGAACCaccaccacaacaacaacaacaacaatactGTTCTTTCAAACCTTTTACTTCGTTCTGTGAAACCTAGGAATTTCCAACATGGTTCTCCTATGTCTCCTCTTTCTCCAATTGATTTCACAAATTCATCACCTGAATTCATCAacccttcttctttttcttcaccaCGTTTGGGTTTACCGCTTCGCTCAATATCAAACCCTATTGTTCAAAACCCATTACCCATGAACAATTCAATTCTGCAAAACACCAATTATCTTTatcaaaattctaatttttCGCAGATTCAGAACAGGGTAATTCCAACTAGCCATGACCCACCTAAGAAAATGATGGATCATCGTTTTCTGGAGTTGGAAAAACAGCTTCTTGAAGACAATGATGAAGAAGGAGAACAAGACGCAGTTTCTGGAATTACAAACAGCGAATGGTCTGAAACAATTCAGAATTTGATTAGTTTCGAGAAAAACCCGACCCAGAAACCCGATTCATACTCACCCACTTCTTCAACAACATCACTGAACTCATGTTCTTCATCTGTTGTTTCTCCTGCTTCTGGTTGTTCAAAGCAATTGTTGATGGAAGCTGCAACCGCAATTTCCGAAGGTAAAATGGAATCTGCTTCAGAGATCCTTAATCGTATGGCTCAGAATCCGAACCCGATAATGAATTCTGATCGTCGATTAATGGATTGCATGGTTTCAGCGTTGAAATCACGCGTGAATCATGTTGAAAATCCACCTCCGGTAGTGGAACTGTTTAGCAAAGAACACGCTGAGTCAACTCAGCTTCTCTTTGATCATTCTCTCTGCTTTAAGGTCTCTTTCATGGCTGCAAACATCGCAATCCTCGAAGCAGCATTcgaagaaacaacagagaaagataacaacaacaacaacaacaacaacaacgtgATGAAGCTATGCGTGGTGGATTTTGATATTGGTCATGGAAAACAATACATGGCCCTTCTCAATGAACTCCACGCGCGTCTCAATGGTTCACCGGCGACGTTGAAGATCACGGCGGTGGCGGAGAACGACGATGAAGAATGGCTGAAGATTGTGGGAGAAAATTTGGGTCGACAAGCGGAGCGTTTAAGAATTGGGTTTGAATTAAAAGTGGTAACACAAAAACTTGCTGAGTTAACTCGCGAGTCATTAGGTTGTGACTCGGAGGATATTCTTGCTGTGAATTTCGCGTTCAAGCTATTCAGAATGCCAGACGAAAGTGTGTCAACGGAGAATCCACGCGACGCGCTTCTTAGGAGCGTGAAATCACTCGCGCCTCATGTTGTAATTGTTTTGGAGCAAGAAATTAATACCAATACGGCACCGTTTGTTGCACGTGTGGCTGAGTCATGTTCATATTACGGCGCGCTGTTTGATTCACTCGAGTCTACTATGGGGAAGGAGAACTCGGAGCGAGTCAAGATTGAGGAAGGACTGAGTCAGAAACTGTGTAACGCGGTTGGTTGTGAAGGAAGAGATCGCGTGGAGCGTTGTGAAGTGTTTGGGAAGTGGCGTGCACGCATGAGTATGGCTGGGTTTAGGTTAAACCCAGTGAGTCAGAAAGTGGCTGAGTCAATTAAAGAGCGGCTTGCGCCAGGAAGCCGAGTTACTGTTAATGAAGAAAACGGTGGCGTTTGCTTTGGTTGGATGGGAAGAACTCTCACCGTTGCATCTGCTTGGCGTTAA